Below is a genomic region from Trichomycterus rosablanca isolate fTriRos1 chromosome 15, fTriRos1.hap1, whole genome shotgun sequence.
TAAAGCGCTATAAAAAgaccttgttgcttttgtatttgAGCTAGCAAAGCTTCACACCTGAATGTTGTGCATTGTTTACGTTCTTGTATTTCACGGTGTTTAGTACCTTAATGGGGATTTAAATTGTAaaccttaaacagctttacttctgacttcagtaaataaatagtcGTCTTaacaacataaaaaagaaaatcccCCCCCCcgtaaaaaagaaaattaattaattaattaattaatttgagtTCACATATACggacacatttctaaaacaacacatggctcctACACTTACACAACAgattcaaatatatatatattttttaaaactcaGAAATTGCTTtaacactgaaacataaaatgtcttatttcacttatttggattttattaATACACAGCTTTGACcactttcactttaatcaagatgtgtctgactttgaaatatgtttatgaaatgttatgctttagcagaatatgacttataacgtcccatttctcacaatacagtgaaatatacaaacacattttttaacacagatgtcacttataaagacttgcatcagtattgttcagcacagacaaatccaaacactgctttacacattttttatgttttttttgtttaatgtatttactgtttatgtctttttttagttattcactcattcatgaccCTAACATCCACTTTAACAAAACATAAATGGCTCTAGCAGTCCAGGTGACACATATtcagggccagctgtagcctagtggttaagggggtcactggttcaagccccaccactgctaggttatcactgttgggcccttgagcaaggctcttaaccctcaattgctcagcctgttactgtaatgtaagtcgctttggataaaggcgtctgctgaaaatgtaaatatccacctattttactttttttttttaactctctctctctctctctctctctctctctctctctctctctctctctctctgtttttatcataacgtgtctctaatgttactttcacaagcactgaaaagtttctaaagctatttgtttgtttcaaaTTTAATATTCACTACAACTGTACTGATTTGAACTAATATGATTTTTTTGATTAAACACTGCTGTATTCTCCCACACTGTCTTTCTGTAttccatatgttttttttttgtttttttttttttggctacattgtcatgtctctaatggctctttgtcccacctaattgtacaatattaaaaaatgcgACAAACATGGCGATTATAGTACATTGTAATAGTGTTTAAGGTTGCatagggtttagggttgtttctttgtttgtctttctttcttttggcacaacatgtttagaaaaaaaaatcttaacattaaacattagttaCAGAAAAATATGTCATGTGGAATACATCACATCGATTGTGGACCGATTCACTGTGGGGTAAAAACAGTGGAGGTTCTAAGTTACGCGCTTTACATGAGGCCTACTCCGAGCAGCTGCGGTCACAGTGGGCGGTCGCTGCTTAACTCCGCCCCATTGTCTTCAACTAGGTCCGGTAGTGTGAAATAACAGGCTCGCTGTGAACGCTCGTCCTGCATTGACTCACTTCATCTAGACGAGAGTAGTAACCATGTCAGGAAGAGGAAAGGGCGGCTTTGATCAGTAATCCTCTTCAAACACGTGAAAGTTTTGGCCGCAGCACCTTACGGTGTTTGCGGCCGCTAAGTACAAACATTTGAAAGTATGGCTTCCAGTATGTCTTTTCGAGAGTCATATAATAACCGTTTTCTCAAATACTGGGCGAAAATCTCCTTCATAGGATCTGGATCTGCTCCAAGCAGAGATGAGGTGGCAGAAAAGCTTTTTATGTCCCAGTCGGTGAGTGGGGAAGACATTTTCTCCTTCATCAGCCTTCCAAACCGGAAAGACTTTGAACTTTGTTTTCGTAACGAAAAATCATTACGAGTTTTCATGGACATTTACAATTCAAACAAAGAACAATGGAGAGATTTCGAAATATTCTCACCTTTGCAGTTTGACATAAAAACAGTGATTGTGAAATTTTGGACAGGAAGAATTCCAGATGAAGATGTGGAGATGTATTTACGTCGCTTCTGTGACATTGTAAAACCAGCCATTAAGCCTGTGGATCGGTTCGGCATTTGGTATGGGATTAGGAAATATCAAGTGAGAATTAAGAAAGACCTCAACAACCAAGACATAGGGATTCCAAACAACATCTCACTGGGTCCGTACAATGGGAAAATTATCTACCAAGGCCAAATTTCCAGATGTTATACATGTCAAGCGACTGATCACATTGCTAAAGAATGTAAGGAGGTGAAATGTTGGCAATGTAGCAGTTTTGGACATAAAGCTAAAGATTGTAACAACTCTGCAATTTGTAATTTATGTGGAACTGTGGGTCACACTTTCTTTATGTGCCCTAACTCTTATGCTAACCGTTCTAAGACAAGCTTTGGCACAGAAGTAAAGGAAAACCTTTTTGAAAGTGTACAACCGTTATTAACGACTGAGGCTGGGGAAAAAAATATTCCACCTGAAGCCAATTCTAGTAATGAACCTGAATTATCACAGACAAAGGATAAACAACAAAATGAAATGGATCAAACTgaaagcctttttattaatacaacTTTGGAGGAAAATGGGACTGTTAcagaatgtaaaaatgttgaagATTTAAAGCAAACTGGTAATAACGACAGCAGTGAAACATCATCAACAGAGGACAGCAGCAGTGGTTCATCCAGCAGTGACGATTCATCTACAACTGAGTCTGGAGAGGAGTCAACTAAAGGTTCAGCATCGGAGTCGTGCAACATTGCTTTAGAAATCTCACTTATCTCTAATGAAGGAACTGAGGATATACGCCAGGACGACACGTCTACTTCCAAGGAACTGAAAGAGAAACGCAGTTCTTCATTAAATCCTCATGTGCGAAAAGAGGAACTTCACCGAAACAAGAAGGGTCGAAGTATGGAGCACACAAGCACAGGAACAAAGACTTCTGAACACCTGACAGACAGCAACGACAAACGGAAATGGAATTATTCAGAAGAGACTGAAGGTAATGAAGTTTTAGTTactaaaaaggttaaaaagaaAATTCAAAAATGATCTTTCTAAATGTCCTTTAATAGTTTATTGGTTGCTTCTTGTAATGTAAGAGGAATTCAGTCAGCTTCTAATAGATTTAAAAAGATACAATTATTGTTAAGGGAAAATTTTGATATTTTATGTGTGCAAGAAACTCGgctttcaaatgtaaatgatgttaaAGATGTACAAAGTTTGTGGTTTAAAAATAAGAGTTTCCTTTCAATCGGGGAAAGTAAAGCTGACGGTATCGGAATTATGTTTTATAAAGAAAACGTAAAAGTTATTCAATTACGTGAAATTATTCCAGGCAGATTAATGTTTATTGAtgtgttttggtttgataaaaaaatcagagtaataaatatatacacggcTCAAGACAAAAGTAAGAAAatccaactttttaataaagttAAAGCATTATTATGTGTAGGGTTTTATATTATAGTGTGTGGTGATTTTAACACAATTACCGATGAAAAAGATAGAATTTCAAATAAACCATTTAAATTAAGTAGGGaaggaaaagttttaaaacaaattatggAAGAGTATTGTATGCAAGACACTTTTAGAATAATGTGTCCTGATCGAATTGACTTTACTAGATCTGATAGCTCATGTCAAACTAGAATTGATAGAatttatgttaataaaaatTTTCAAGTAAAATCTTATAAGACAAAATTAATTATTGAATCCGATCATTTGACAGTGATATCCaagattgattttaaaaaagagatTAGTACAAATTATtggaaactaaatataaatattttaaagcatcCAGAAGTAATCATGGGATTAAAAGAAGATTTGTTTAGAATCAtgtctttaaatgtatttataaaaaatgattGTAAATTGTGGGAAATTCTAAAAATTCAgatcaaatattttttaaaacacggAAGTAAAATggtaaatcagaaaaaaaataaaaggtataactatattatgaaaaaatatattaatttaaaacaaaaacgttTTTTAACGGACTACGAAGATAATGAATTATCAGATTTAAGAAAAGAAATAGATACCTTAAATAATGAGTCCTTGACAAAATTGCAAATTCAAATAGGATATAATTCTGATGAAACTTTAAATTCATCTCAAGTGACTCATTTATACTCCCAAAAAAGACAAAAGGCTTACATTAGTTCTATCAAAGATAAAAATGGTACAGTAGTTACAGATGCTAAAGAGATAATGAATACTATTAAAGATTTGTGTGAAGATATGTATAAGGAAATTGAAATTgataaaaaatctttaaaatcctTCTTAGACTTTAAACATAATACAAACTATGACTATTTAGGCGAAAGTATTAAAGAATGTGAAGTGGTGTCTGCTATTAAACAACTGAATCTTAAAAAATCTCCTGGTAAAGATGGTttgccatctgaattttatcACTTtgatattcttgttttttcaaaTTTATTAACACGGGTGTTTAATTTAGGTGTAAAAAGAGGTTATATGCATGACACTTTTTATGATGGTGTTTTATCTTTATTGTATAAGAAGGGAGAtgtaaatgatattaataattggagacacttaacCTTAATGAACATCGATTACAAAATTTTCgccaaaataataatgaataggtTAGAAGATGtattagatttaataataattaaagaacaAACCTGTGCTATCAAAGGAAGACTAATGTgggataatttaaatatttcgaGGGAATTGGTGTTTGAGAGTGGTGAAAGTTTTTATATGGTCACTTTGGACCAGAAGAAAGCCTTTGATTTTGTATCAAGAGAATATTTATGGGAAGTTttgaaaatgtataatttttctgataattttattaacatgattaagtgtatgtatataaaatctAATGTGCAGATTAATGTTAATGGTAATTTGACAGAATGTTTTCAAGTCATGAGAGGTGTTAAACAAGGTTGTCCCCTCAGTGCTGCCCTATATGTTCTTGGCTTAAGTCCATTAATTACTAAAATTCGAAATGATAAACGACTACAAGGAGTTAGATTAGGTGACAACCAATTTATAATATCTgcatatgctgatgatattactgtgttcattaaaacaagaaaagatttagacattatttatgaacatttctcctTATATGAGAAAGTGTCAGGAGCCAccctgaatgttttaaaatcagaatgtgtgtggattggagacattaataaaaaatttccaATTGATGTATCAGAGACTCAACATCTTAAAGTCCTAGGTATATATTTTGATAACAATGGCTGTGTAGATTATaactggaaagaaaaagaacaaattattaaagaagaatttagtaaatggaaaaattgtaatttaagttataaaacaagaataaatatgGTTAAGACCTTTATCttatcaaaaataatatttttatcctGTATTTTCCCTCCCACAGATAAATggcttaaaaaaaaagaaaaaaaaaaaaaagaaaaggcggcaaaggtcttggaaaaggaggcgctaagcgtcaccgcaaagttcttcgtgataacatccagggtattactaaacccgccatccgccgtttggctcgccgtggcggtgtgaagcgtatttccggcttgatctacgaggagacccgcggtgtgctcaaggttttccttgagaacgtcatccgtgatgccgtcacctacaccgagcacgccaagagaaagaccgtcaccgcaatggacgtggtgtacgctctgaaacgccagggacgcaccctgtacggattcgggggttaaacgttcagacctccacgctaacacaacggctcttttaagagccacacATATTCTCTACAAAAGAGAAATTTCTtctgctttattattaatattgttattattagtagtagcacGTTCACTGATGCGTGGATGGGCAAATCACTCGTTAATAACACATTCACTTATGTAGCCCTAAAAGCTtggaattattattagtagttagTAGTCATACGGCGTGTTTGCatactaccaatgtacagccatactgtagattacactacaatcattaACACGATCTTTGTGTAAgatacagtaaaacattgtgCCCGAATGCTTAgcttaaaaaactaaacaaacaaaaaaatgaaattgatcgatctgtgtatgtataatatatatattatataaaatttaataaaatgtaataaaatattgctattgattcttttatattcggttttaaaacatgtatcgacctcagattaagcgggaacagacaacaaagaacagattctagtgaatagggcagaagggggcgtggaacggtatgttctctgtccaatagaaacccaggaccttggacCAATCAGAGTTACGTGTTTCATCTTGGCTTACTCAGCATGCAGGGTTAATAAAGCGGGCGTGTAGAGCGTCTACATTCAGTTGCAGTTTGTTCTAGAGGaaacagcagcatcatgccCGAACCAGCGAAAGCCGCGCCCAAGAAGGGCTCCAAGAAAACCGTCCCCAAGACCGCCGGCAAAGGAGGCAAGAAGCGCAGAAAGTCCAGGAAGGAGAGCTACGCTATCTACGTGTACAAGGTCCTGAAACAGGTCCACCCTGATACCGGGATCTCCTCCAAGGCTATGGGCATCATGAACTCCTTCGTCAACGACATTTTCGAGCGTATCGCTGGTGAGTCCTCTCGTCTGGCTCACTACAACAAGCGCTCCACCATTACCTCCAGGGAGATCCAGACCGCCGTGCGCCTGCTGCTTCCCGGTGAGCTGGCCAAGCACGCCGTGTCCGAGGGTACCAAGGCCGTCACCAAGTACACCAGCTCCAAGTAAAGCGCCTTAGTCGCTCTGGCAAaccaacggctcttttaagagccacccatcttatcaagttaagagaattttcctctttttaaatattagatCTGAATATGTTATACACACTTTATCTAGATAGCCTCACATGTTTATAAtacttgattttttatttatttattaatatattactatTTTTGGTCACTTGTTTTTCACGGTTTGTCCACGACTGTCACTATGTGGTGAGTTTAGGAGATTACACACAATAAAATGTCACTGTACTCTTAAAAAAGATATTATAATACActcagagccgtagagagagagatgctacactccttgatctcgccaaacaaacccggtgctgttaaaataaaaaaataaaacgataactaactgtaactgtattagGCGTTTACAAAACTAACGAGAACGTACTAAAATTATAGATAGAATAGCCTTCGTTTTCGTGTTCATCATTTTATTCATGAGCATTGTGAACTGATATGAAATCGATGTTTTCCACTCGAGCACCGTACGGTACCTCATGCGGTCTTTCCCAATCCgctccctcctcactaacactccactacagagggaccctccacgtgaacgcgcaaacggaggcggagtggagagggggagtgagtagggagcggattgagaTTGGGGGGATTGGGCTCCCTGACGGCACTTCATGTTTACATTCCGTTTCTGCTCTCCACGCTAGCCTGCAAAATGACCACAGCAAAAGTTAAGTTGATGTTTTTCTGATGTGTGTCTCATGAATtagttcatattattattagggctgtcgttaatcgcggtaattaacgcgattaCGGCGTTAAATttgtaatcgcgattaaaaaaaaatcgaggagatttttttaatcaaactatttttattcagCTGTTGGTGTCACGTAAATTtgcgtctctgtggtaatttttgtttcttaaaagtgcatgaagcagaactctGATGAACAGAACTTCTGATagcttccctacacactcgctccctgcgcccctatagtacacttaacattcttaaagggccagacactagatgtgtaattcacattacatgacaggtgagaggaaacatttttaaggaaaaatagttcttgtgtgaattacaagggcaggaaaaactacggcagatacagaaggtgcaccggggcccatggcaggggggccTCCACAACATTAACCTCTCACCTCACtaccattggctgcactcgccaggtccttattattatattacaatatttttgttaagttaaattaaaataactaaaactgtgcattaaaaataccagaggcagaaatttggacttgaagtgtaacttctgagtgacttttaattcattctgatcagctatcagcagatgcaatttgttgagggggcccaacatttttttttgcactgaagCCCATGAGCTCccagttacaccactggtgttgcatctagaaatggatcatattatgagcgcctgttttcagtggcagggttatggacaggtaaagatcctcacttttaccaattcatgtgaacagactcatttaaaaaaactggctgaaagatggtaaCTGTCAACAACTACATTTCAGCAGCAGTAGTATTATACACATTTTGCACTTATGGCTGATATCTtgtggactgttacagtttttgtggacagttggttgttcaacagtatttgaaaaaaaaatgtaaatggtatcttttgttgagtttttattacacagtacttactctgacctttttgaATCCTGCACCTGAAAAATGACCCCAAAAAATAACCCATATGAGACAGAGTGGGAGAATAGAGCagtgtatgaccaaaagtcatATTAAGTCAAATCAGTAAATTTGTagtgaaattgaaataaaacaaacaaatagctttaaaaacctttcagtgcttgtgaaagtagcattagagacacgttaggataaaaaaatatacatctaaaacacctgcagcggtgtaggaggaggtgtagggtgaataaaacatgaaggtaaaattgtgtttaggaatgtgtaatatataaatggacaacgcttgtgtttgttgctagcttgtgcaggtgtgtgtgagagagagagagtaaaaaatttaagtaaaataggtggatatgtctcacctggactgctagagtcattaatgttttgttaaattgggtgttagggtcatgaatgagtgattaactaaataaacaatgaaaacattaaacaaataaataaataaaatttgagTAAATAAGTTTTCAGATTCTTCGgtgctgaacaatactgacttataaagtctttataagtgacatctgtgttaaaaatgtgtttgtatatttcactgtattgtgagaaatgggaagttataagtcatattctgctaaagcataacgtttcataaacatatttcaaagtcagacacatcttgattaaagtgaaagtgatcttagctgtgtgtcaataaaagccaaataagtgaaataagacATTGTATGTGtcggtgttagctgtgttaaagcTATTTCtgagttaaacattaaaaagtgcatctttataaaagagatgtatcagataaataactaaaatagactTGAATCTGTTTTGTGATTAATAGAAACATCAGTAGAATGTGAATGttggagccatgtgttgttttagaaatgtgtcagtataTGTGAACTTAAAGCTGATACGGTGATGTTCTGTAGATCTTACAGCACAAATATGTAGGAATAACTAAAATGAATgttagtgtattaaaatattcttcttattatcatcattattattctaaattgttatgtttttttgttcttcCATTTCtgctacatgacagttaagcaccctggactcgatCTAGTActgcttggtagctgtgttttacttcgcactaaacagagtaacagaacaaaaacatgccagtaaagaAGAGGGAGCAGTAAATTGCAGGAAATTGCAGCTTGCAAAAAAGAGGaataataatcagtaattattattcagaataatgtatcaatatcaataataaaacactattcTAGGTACTCAACACAGGGTACTTACAGGCATTTTAGGACagacatattgtaaaatattaactgtaaataatcataattactcataataatcaatttgtttttaatattatagttgttgtcgtaataatagtattattggtgatggtggtagtagtagtaacttaTAATATAACTAGttacttataatgttatggaaaacatggtgtgtgtgtgtatacattttactcaaacacacacagatactactaaGAAACAAAAGTGCTGTAAGAACCggtgacaaacatacacaagtCCATCACTGTTTAATATCTACATAAATGATTTAGTGTGCAGCCCCCGGACTCACTCTGCAGGACGGGGAAGTAAAATTTCTACTCTATGCAGCTGCACCTAGACCTGTTGGAGCAGTACTGCCAGAACTGGGCCCTAGCAGTAAAtctgaagaaaacaaaaatgattgtgttccaaaaacaatcctagatgtcaggaacacatggcaccagtttACCATGGACAGCACTGCCCTGGAGCACACAATGCAGTACACTTACCTTGGTctcatcattacatttacattttcagcatttagcagacgcctttatccaaagcaacgtacagtgcagttacagtatacaatcagagcaattgagggttaagggccttactcaagggcccaacagcagcaacctggcagtggtggggcttgaaccagcaactagtccagcattactagtccagtaccctaaccactaggccacggcTGTACTCATTACTGTATCAGGGAGTTTCAGCATGGCAGTGAATGCACTAAAGTATTGTACGTACGCAATCAGTAGGAGATTTTACAACATTGACATCCCCACCTCAGTTTGGAGTAAATTATTTGATAGTGTGATACAGCCCATTGCACTGTACAGGAGTGAAGTATGGGGTCCACTGAAATCTCACAGTTCTATTaaatgggacaaacatccaacaGAAACCCTGCATGTTCATTTCTGTAGAATGATTTAAGTCCTAAGAAATGATAGAAGTCCTAAGGAAAACACCGACCATTTGGCAATATTGTTTCCTACTGTCATGCCTATAGAGCTACTTGAATCTGAATCTACATACTACATAAATAACAGCGGTCAGAAACTCCGCTGCTCGGAGCGTGACGAGACTGAGCAGATCTGGCCATTCAGTGATGGGAGAGCAGTACAGTGGCGTGTGCTAAGTTGGCGACTGGAGCCGTAGAGACAGAGCTTCGGGATCGGTGTGGAAGCGACTTGGAACCACGAGTGACCGGCGTGCAGGTGAGACGAAAGGGTCGAGACGCACTGGAAGAGGAGCGTGGAGGAGCTGCACCGGAGGCTGCTGTCGTGTTACATTTCACCCAGGCCTTGGAAGACTTACACTGGGGGTTGGTGGTTACCACTCCCGGGCAGAGTGTGAGTATTATCTCCCGATGACGTAAGGGTGGGTGGAAATACTAAGTATTGAATTCGGCTGGTGCTCGCTTGAGCGAATAGCAACGAAGACGTACTGCTGCATGCCCGTGTATTGGCCAGAATACTGCGGTCTGTTCTCTTTGTCTCCCTTCTAGCCGGTCGTTACCGTGAAGCACGTGGAGGAGAATCAGTGCGGAGGAGAGAGAGACATTGAGCCGCGTCACGTTCTCGGGGTCTGCATCGTGGAGACTCCGGCCAGGTTCTGCTGTGGCTGGGGAAAGTTCGCTCCACGATTTCCTTTCCTTTTTCTGACAATACACTTTTAAGAGTACTGGGAAATGGATCTTTTACTCTTCTTTCTAGACTAAATAATTGAGTACGATTTAGAACCCCTGAGATTGTCTTGTCTAtttgtttttgtctgtttttatttggtttagTTACGTATTTAGAGTAATTGTTTGTCCTTTTGTTTCTTTCAGTATTGATACTGACTGGGCACGGGTTATATTAATTAGTAGTCTAAGTGTGTTATTTGTGGGTAGTGTGTTGTGAGTTTGATTTCCTTTGATTGATGTGAAGGTGTTTATTTTGGGGTTGTGTGCTGGGGGTTGTATGGGGGATGACCCTAGCCTAGTCGTAGTAAACTGTGAGTAAAAAAATTACCCTagtattttaaagtatttagcCTGTCGAGAAGAGTAATTTTATATTGGTCCTTTATGTGAATCTAATTTTTATGGTCAATAAAAATACTTTCTAAAAGTTGGAAAATTGTGGTGGTTCATCTTGACTGCTCGCACCCCAGATTAAAAAAGAACCTGTGGTCTTAAAACATGGTGTTTGCTTAGATTTAAAGAAAAACCTtccttataaatataaaaatctgAGTTCCTAGAGCTCGTTAAACTCCTAGGTGGCGTTGTTGGCAACATTAAAGTACAAACTGATATAGTCCCAAAATTCTTGTCGCAGGTGGACCACGACCCACCGGGTGACACATACACTTTTTATGCCCACCTGTTTTcatgaaagtaaattaaatgacCTAATTTGGGTTAGATACATGTGAGGGTTATCATAGTTTCGGTTAGAAACATGGGGTTATATTAGTTAACAAGGAAAAACttgttaatgtgtttgtgtgtgtgtagagatgtaCTTTACATGTTCTTACAACAATTATAAGCAAGGTTACATAAGTACAGCTGATTAAAGATTGGCAGGTGGTGTCTTATaacatgattaataatgtttatagtggTGTATGTTTATGGGGTTCTATAAAGCATTGAGAGTTAA
It encodes:
- the LOC134328823 gene encoding pre-mRNA-splicing factor CWC22 homolog is translated as MDQTESLFINTTLEENGTVTECKNVEDLKQTGNNDSSETSSTEDSSSGSSSSDDSSTTESGEESTKGSASESCNIALEISLISNEGTEDIRQDDTSTSKELKEKRSSSLNPHVRKEELHRNKKGRSMEHTSTGTKTSEHLTDSNDKRKWNYSEETEDKWLKKKEKKKKEKAAKVLEKEALSVTAKFFVITSRVLLNPPSAVWLAVAV
- the LOC134328465 gene encoding histone H2B-like, whose translation is MPEPAKAAPKKGSKKTVPKTAGKGGKKRRKSRKESYAIYVYKVLKQVHPDTGISSKAMGIMNSFVNDIFERIAGESSRLAHYNKRSTITSREIQTAVRLLLPGELAKHAVSEGTKAVTKYTSSK